The genomic stretch CTTAGCAATAGCATCTGGAATGATAGCTGGATTAGCAGCTAAAAAAATCGTAGAGATGAGGGATTTTACTAAAACGAGCATATACTATGATATGCTAAAAGAAAGTTTTGTACTTAAGCACCTAGAGTTAGCTTACAGTAGATTTGAATTGATAAATAAGGGAACTACTCTTAACATTTACACAGAGGTACTTTGTGACTTATTATCAGATATGTTTACAGTTACTGAAGATAGAAAGACCTTAATAGAGTATGCCCTATTAAGATTAAAAGAGAAAGGAATAAGTTTAACCCAAGCAATAAGAGATATGATAAGTGCTGTAAAATGATACCCCTACTTAAAAGATTAGGATTAAATAAATACTCGGTAGATCAAAAGTCACACATAGAAGTTAATACAGATATATGTCTTACTTGCAAAAATAAACCATGCACTGTATCATGCCCAGCTGGTACTTATGAAGCACAGCCAGATGGAAGAATTATTGCTCACTATGAGAGATGCTTAGAATGCGGTGGGGCATTGGTTATTTGTCCCTTTGGTGCAATAAAATTTAGGTTTCCAGAGGGTGGAATATCATATAACTATGGTTAACTGGCTAGGGCTTTTTTAATTTCTTCCAAAGCTGAAGGATTTTCAAGAGCACTGACATCTCCCGTAGGTTTCCCTAATATTACTGCTCTTATTAGCCTCCTCATAATTTTTGCATTCCTAGTTTTTGGCAATTCTTTAACAAATATTATATCTTTTGGTGCTAACGCTTTTCCTAGCATTCTCTGTACATAATTTAAAAGCTCATCTTTTTTAATCTCCCTATTAGTTACGGCAAAACACAAAATCTCTTCTCCTTTCATAGGATCTGGAACTCCTACACATGCACTTTCAACAACACCTTCATAAGAGTTAATTATTTGCTCAACCTCTGCTGGGCCTACTCTTTTGCCTGCAACCTTAATAGTATCATCACTTCTTCCAACAATGTAATAAAATCCGTCCTCATCATAATATGCTAAATCACCATGAACCCACACCCCTTCCCACCTACTCCAATAAGTCTTAAGATATCTTTCTTTATCTTTCCAGAAGCCCCTTGTCATACCTGGCCAGACACTTAATACAACTAACTCTCCCTCAACATTTGCTGGTACATGTTTTCCGTTTTCGTCAAATATATCAGCATGAATACCAGGAGAGAAGCCATTGAAAGCGGTAGGTTTAATTTCATTTATTACATAATTTCCTAATATACCTCCAGAAATTTCAGTGCCTCCAGAGTAATTAATTATTGGACCTTTAACAGCTTCATATAACCATTTCCAACTTTCATAATCAATTGGCTCACCAGTATTCCCAGCAATCCTAACATCTATCTTACCTTTCTCAACTTCACTTCTAAAGGCTCTTACTAAACTTGCAGATAGACCTAGTATATCAACCTTCATATCTTCAACAAATTTAGTCAACAAGGAATAAGTAGTATAACCTTCAATCATTCCAACTTTCCCTCTCAACAGTAAGGCAGAAAATATCATCCAAGGACCCATCATCCAGCCTAAATCGGTAACCCACATAAGTGTCTCTCCTTTCTTTAAATCAAATTGGAAATAGACATCTGCAGAAGCTTTTATTGGAAAACCATCATGAGTATGCACACACCCTTTAGGTTTTCCAGTAGTTCCACTAGTATAGATTATCATGAAGGGGTCTTCAGTATCTGTTACTTCTAACCCATCGCCAGCAGTAGATAATACCTCTGAGTAAGTAATAAAATCCTTATTCTTCTTTCCACCTCTTTCCACAACTACTTTAGTTAGTGTAAGCCCCTCTAAATTTTCTAACGGATTTATCTCTTTCCCTTTTCTTATAGTCATATCTGTCGTAAAAATAACTTTCATTCCACTATCTTCAGCCCTAACTCTTATTGGCTCTTTACCGAATCCAGAAAACAACGGTACAGCAACCATTCCAGCTCTAGCTATCCCTAAAAATACTGGAACTATTTCAGGTATCATTGGCATATAAATTCCTACAGTATCACCTTTCTTTAATCCGAACTTCTTTAACCAGGAAGAAACTGCCTTAGCTTGTTGAAGTACCTCTGAATAAGTTATTGTCCTTGAATTTCCCTTTTCATCCATCCATTTTATGAAAATTTCTGAAGAATCTGGAATCTCGTCCCCAATATTTAATTTTCCGTTTATAAACCACTTTGGCCATGGTTTTCCTTGAGATAAATCCAAGACTTTATCGTATTTAGAATAAAACTTTAATCCT from Sulfolobus sp. S-194 encodes the following:
- a CDS encoding 4Fe-4S dicluster domain-containing protein — encoded protein: MIPLLKRLGLNKYSVDQKSHIEVNTDICLTCKNKPCTVSCPAGTYEAQPDGRIIAHYERCLECGGALVICPFGAIKFRFPEGGISYNYG
- a CDS encoding AMP-binding protein encodes the protein MSWLPTKDWIEESNVYSFMLENDISKLSHFISYTYEKPEEFWDKFVKRIGLKFYSKYDKVLDLSQGKPWPKWFINGKLNIGDEIPDSSEIFIKWMDEKGNSRTITYSEVLQQAKAVSSWLKKFGLKKGDTVGIYMPMIPEIVPVFLGIARAGMVAVPLFSGFGKEPIRVRAEDSGMKVIFTTDMTIRKGKEINPLENLEGLTLTKVVVERGGKKNKDFITYSEVLSTAGDGLEVTDTEDPFMIIYTSGTTGKPKGCVHTHDGFPIKASADVYFQFDLKKGETLMWVTDLGWMMGPWMIFSALLLRGKVGMIEGYTTYSLLTKFVEDMKVDILGLSASLVRAFRSEVEKGKIDVRIAGNTGEPIDYESWKWLYEAVKGPIINYSGGTEISGGILGNYVINEIKPTAFNGFSPGIHADIFDENGKHVPANVEGELVVLSVWPGMTRGFWKDKERYLKTYWSRWEGVWVHGDLAYYDEDGFYYIVGRSDDTIKVAGKRVGPAEVEQIINSYEGVVESACVGVPDPMKGEEILCFAVTNREIKKDELLNYVQRMLGKALAPKDIIFVKELPKTRNAKIMRRLIRAVILGKPTGDVSALENPSALEEIKKALAS